TGCGCATGGTGGGCATGCAATGGTTTTAAATGGATATAAAATTAAGAGTAATGGTAACGTAGATATACATTTATTGAATGTTGACAATATGGGCGGAAGTGAATGGCGATATTATTGCAACATTTCTTTTCTTGGATTGGATGTTGTTGTGCGATTTGTTGTTAATGGGATAGGACAACTAGTTGATCTTATAAGGGATCAAGAAGATAATGGAAAAAATTTGAGTGGGGATATGTTCCTATTTTACTACATTCCCCCGCAGGGAGTACATGGACGTCTTGCAAATGCGAGCGTTTTTGAAGATTCAGATGGTGATAGTATTGTAGATATAGATGAAAACAAACGTTTCGGAACGAATCCATTGAGGCCGGATTCAGACGGAGATGGAATAAATGACTATAATGAAATTCTCGATTTTAAAAAGTGTGAAACATATGGTGGGTATTATGTTTCGTCAATAGCGACCCTTATAGATCTTGAGCCGCAAATGTCCTATGTATTACAATCAGATTTTGATGGTGATGGCCTTCATGCCGCAGTGGATAGAGATTCTGATGGCGATGGATATTGTGATGGCCAAGAACAGGGCTTTTTGGAGATGGAATCAATTCATAAATGCGAAAGATTTGATGCGAGAAAACATCCTGAAGGAGTGATTCCTCTTTGCAATGAAGTTCGGGTGGCTCTTCTTGCTAAGGAAAAACTTCAACTTAATGATAGAGCGTCGTGTATCGCTTTGAATGGCTTGTTTTGCCCAGTAGCTTCTTATGAAAACTCCTTTAATGACCTTTATGGCGTGCGACTTGGGGTTGACGCTTCTGTGGGTAATGTGTATTCTACAAAGTCTGTGTTGTTACGAGATAGGGCAAAGGTGTATGGAAACTTGGAAACGGCAGGAAATGTTGTGAGGCAAAGTTCAACTGCATTAATTACGGGAAATGTTGTTGAAGGTTCTACTCAATCTAATGAAAATATTGCTAGGTATGAATCTATATTTAATGATGTTGTGGTTAATGGAGATTTTACAATATATCGCAATCGTAATATAAATTCGGGAGAATTTATGTATTCCAATATTTTGGGTGCTGGATCGAATAATACAGAATTTAATTTTAATTCTGGTTCAAACCTTGTGCTCAATGTGACTGGAAATTTTCTAGTTGGCTCACTTAAATTTCAGCATGGCTCAAAGCTTTACGTTCCTGCTGAAGGCGATGTGGTTTTCCATGTTGGAAATGATTTTCAATGGAACGGAACTGTTGAAACAAATGATATGATTTCTGCGGCGCAGCATGTCATGATTTATTACTATGGCGTAAATAGGGTGTTTGTGCAGACTGATTTTGCAGGTACAATTGTTGCTCCGAATGCGGAAGTGGTTGTTGGTCAGTCGGGTAAGAATTTTTATGGAGCGATATACGCAAAGAGTATTGTGGTCCATCAAAATGCAAAAATTACTTGGGTGCCGTTTGCTCCTCTGCCAAAGAATACGGTTGTAGCCGGTGTTGGTGATTTTAGTTTGCCTAGCTATGTCTTTTTTTATTAAGGTGCATATGTGGAAAATACATTGGCTCATATTGGCTTTGATTCTTTGCTCTATTTTGGGGTGCTATCCAAATGGGGATGGCATGGAGTGCTTTGGAAAAGACCGTTATGCTAGTCTGAATTTTTTGACGACAACTCCAGTGGACAGTGTCCAGTTCTATTTAGATGAACAAAGGATTTGTTATGGGGATGTTGGCCATTATTATAAACTAGTCGTTTGCAAAAGTTTAACAACGGATGCTGATGTTGCTTCTGATTTTTTTTCAGAAAAGTGTATGGCTTCCGAAAAAGAAAAAACTTGGACAATTTTTCACTGTTATGTTGGCAAACCATCTGATGGTGTTGTTGTAAGTTCAAAAGAATTACGTGTCAAAGTTTTTTCGACTAATCGGGAAAAGATTGACATTCCTCTTGGTTCTCTTGGTGGACTAATTACAAATGTTTTTCCTGAACGCGATTCAGCGGAATGGTTTGGGTACAGAGATAATCCAATAAGACCTTTTTTGGATGATTTTTATTCTCCTGCCTTATCAATGCGAAAAGGTTGTTTTAATGGCTTTTGTGTAGCTTCTTTGCCGATGGTTGATAAAGAAGTATGCTATGACAAATGACAATTTTTGAAAATTGTTGTTCGCATGTGGCAAAAAATCTAAATTTCCCTTTGATGAAGAAAATACAGAGGTCTCATTACCGGCGCACGGTGTTGCCGAACGGCGTTGTCGTGCAGACGGACTATATGCCGCACGCCTATTCCGCGTCCGTAGGAGCTTGGCTCCCGCGCGGATCCCGCCACGAGAAGGCGGACGAATTTGGATTGAGTCATTTTTACGAACATCTTGTTTTCAAGGGCACGGAAAACCGTTCCGCCCTGGATATCGCGCGCAGTGTCGAAGACCGCGGCGGTAACCTGGAAGCGTACACGACGCGCCAGGAGACGGGCTTTTACGCGAACGTCGTCGCGGAAGACGTGCCGCTCGCGGTGGATGTGATTGCCGATATGCTCATGAACCCGCGCTTCGAAAAGTCCGACATGGAAAAGGAGCGCAAGGTCATTATCGAGGAAATCCACAGCTACGACGATATTCCCGAGGAGCTGGCGGGAGACGTGTTCAACGCGGCGCACTTTGCGGGTTGCGGCATTGCGCATTCCATTACGGGCAAGGCGCGCGACGTTCGTTCGCTGACGCTGGAACAGATGTGGGAATACGAAAGGCAGGTGCTCGAGGATTTCCCGGTGTACGTGTGCGCGGCGGGCAAGGTGGACCACGAAACTCTTGTGGATATTTGTCGCAAGAAATTTTCTGCCAAGAAGTCGGGCAAAAAGACTCCCTCCGATGTGTACTGTGCCAATTCGGGCATCAAGATTGTGTCGAAGCAGGATGTCCAGCAGTCGAACCTCTTTTGGGGAACGAGCTTTGGCTCGGATATGCTCGAACCGCGCAACCGCTATGCCATTTCGCTATTCAATGTGGCGATGGGGGCTGGCATGTCGAGCCGCCTGTTCCAAAAGATCCGCGAGGAGCGCGGGCTTGCCTATTCGGTGTACTCGACCATCGACGTTTACCGCGACTGCTTGGACTGGGGGGTGGCTTTGGCGACGGAACCGCGCCGTTTAAAGACTGCAGTTTCGCTCTCCAGTGATGAAATCAACCGGTTCTTGCGGGATGGTTTTACGAAGGGTGAACTTGATCGCACTCGGGCGAACATCCTTGGGAATATGCGCGTTGGAGCCGACAGCCCCGAAAAGCGGGTGATGCGCCTTGCCGAGCAAACGCTCCATTTGGGCCGCGTGTTCTCGATGCACGAGGTGGAACGAGGCTTGTTGACGCTCACCGAGGACGAGGTGATGGACGTCGTGCGCACAGCCTTCGAAGCAGGCAAGCGCACCATCGCCGTGGTGCAACCCGACGACGCCAAGAAAACGGACTTGAAAGAATTTCTTTAATGCCGTCCGAAGCGGCGGGTTCTGCGGAACGGCTTGTCGCCGAAGTCCCGTTCGTCGTGGTCCTTGCGGAACGGCTTCTCTCCGAATTTTTCGCGGCGGCGTTCTTCACGGTTGAGGAACTTTTTTCCTCCACGGTGGAAACTCTTGCTTTCACGGGGAGGCGGGGCGTCGTCCGTCATCACGCGGAACCGCGCGTCGTTGCCGCGGATCGTCATGCTCGAGAGCGCTTCCAGTACCTCGTGCGGAATCGCCTGAGGCAGCTCCACAGTGCTGAACTTGTCAAAGAGTTTGATGCGCCCGATGTTGCTGCTGCTGATGTTGCCCTCGCCGGCAATGGCCCCCACGATGTCGCGCGGGGTCACATGGTGGAACCTGCCAACGGCAAGGTAGTAACGCAAAAAGCCTTCCTCGATCCCGTTTAATCCTTCTTTGCGCTCCTTGCGCATACGCTTTTTCTCTTCCCCAGAGAGCCCGTTGTCGCTGGCTTCGTCGGCTCCAATGAAATCGCGACCGCTGCGAGCCTTCTCCTTGCGGTCCTTCGGGACGTCAAGCGGCTGCAACTCCGGGAACAGCGGCTGCTTCTTTTGCTGGATCTTGATGGCGGCTGCGGCCAAGTCCAACGCGGTAATCTCGGTGGTGGTGCCGTCGACGTTCTCGACGGTCGTGCCTACAAGGGATTCCAGCAGGTCCTTGAATTTTTCCAGGTTCCCGTAGCTTATCACGCTCTGGATTTTTTGCTTGAACGCCTTGACGCGTTTTTCGCTAATTTGTTCAGAAGTCGGGAGGTCCATCGTATCGATGGGCTGGCGCGTGGCCCTCTCGATAATCTTGAGCATTCGCTTTTCGCGCGGGGTGATGAACAAGATGGCGTTTCCGCTGCGGCCCGCGCGTCCGGTGCGGCCAATGCGGTGTACGTACGATTCGGTGTCGTAGGGGATGTCGTAGTTCACCACGTGCGTAATGCGGTCCACGTCAATGCCGCGGGCGGCCACGTCGGTCGCGACCACAATGTCGAGCTTGCCCATCCTTAAGCGGTTGATGGTGCGTTCGCGCATGGATTGCGCCAGGTCGCCGTTCAGCGGGGCCACGTTGAAACCGCGGGATTCCAGCTTCTCGGCAAGTTCAGTCGTGTTCTGCTTGGTGCGCACAAAAATCAGCACCCCGTCAAAATCCTCGGCTTCGAGTACGCGGGCGAGAGCCTCCAGTTTGTGCTCGTTCTTCACCAAAAGGTAGCGCTGGTGGATGTTCTCGACGGTGGTCGTCTTGCCCTGGATGCAGGCTTCCTCGTATTCACCGAGGTACTTGTCGATAATGGCCTTCACCTCTTGGGGCATGGTGGCGCTAAAGAGCGCACGCTGGGCATCGTTAGGGATTTCCTTGAGGATCGTTTCGACATCCTCCTCGAAACCCATGTCAAGCATCTCGTCGGCCTCGTCGAGGACAATCGCCTTCACGTGCGAGAGCACGACCGAACCGCGCTTGAGGTGGTCAATGAGGCGCCCTGGGGTGGCGACGATGATGTTGGCGTTCCGCTTGAGGGCGCGGAGCTGCACGGAGATGTCTTGCCCGCCGTAGACCGGGACCACATGGACCTTGGGCATCTTGGCGGCGTACTGCTGGATGGCTTCGGCCACCTGGATGGCCAGTTCGCGGGTCGGCGTGAGCACGAGCATGGAGGTTTCGTGCGCGTTGAACTGCAGGCGAGAGAGGAGCGGGAGTGTGAACGCGGCTGTTTTCCCGGTGCCGGTCTGTGCCGTGCCCAAAAGGTTGCTGCCCTGCAAAAGGGCGGGGATGGCTTTTGCCTGGATGGGGGAGGGGGTTTCGTAACCGGCAA
The sequence above is drawn from the Fibrobacter sp. UWP2 genome and encodes:
- a CDS encoding DEAD/DEAH box helicase, whose product is MLEDTNGTVDASEVTDIEIRETEGDEALVTFDDLGLSEEILDAVKLAGYETPSPIQAKAIPALLQGSNLLGTAQTGTGKTAAFTLPLLSRLQFNAHETSMLVLTPTRELAIQVAEAIQQYAAKMPKVHVVPVYGGQDISVQLRALKRNANIIVATPGRLIDHLKRGSVVLSHVKAIVLDEADEMLDMGFEEDVETILKEIPNDAQRALFSATMPQEVKAIIDKYLGEYEEACIQGKTTTVENIHQRYLLVKNEHKLEALARVLEAEDFDGVLIFVRTKQNTTELAEKLESRGFNVAPLNGDLAQSMRERTINRLRMGKLDIVVATDVAARGIDVDRITHVVNYDIPYDTESYVHRIGRTGRAGRSGNAILFITPREKRMLKIIERATRQPIDTMDLPTSEQISEKRVKAFKQKIQSVISYGNLEKFKDLLESLVGTTVENVDGTTTEITALDLAAAAIKIQQKKQPLFPELQPLDVPKDRKEKARSGRDFIGADEASDNGLSGEEKKRMRKERKEGLNGIEEGFLRYYLAVGRFHHVTPRDIVGAIAGEGNISSSNIGRIKLFDKFSTVELPQAIPHEVLEALSSMTIRGNDARFRVMTDDAPPPRESKSFHRGGKKFLNREERRREKFGEKPFRKDHDERDFGDKPFRRTRRFGRH
- a CDS encoding pitrilysin family protein: MKKIQRSHYRRTVLPNGVVVQTDYMPHAYSASVGAWLPRGSRHEKADEFGLSHFYEHLVFKGTENRSALDIARSVEDRGGNLEAYTTRQETGFYANVVAEDVPLAVDVIADMLMNPRFEKSDMEKERKVIIEEIHSYDDIPEELAGDVFNAAHFAGCGIAHSITGKARDVRSLTLEQMWEYERQVLEDFPVYVCAAGKVDHETLVDICRKKFSAKKSGKKTPSDVYCANSGIKIVSKQDVQQSNLFWGTSFGSDMLEPRNRYAISLFNVAMGAGMSSRLFQKIREERGLAYSVYSTIDVYRDCLDWGVALATEPRRLKTAVSLSSDEINRFLRDGFTKGELDRTRANILGNMRVGADSPEKRVMRLAEQTLHLGRVFSMHEVERGLLTLTEDEVMDVVRTAFEAGKRTIAVVQPDDAKKTDLKEFL